One genomic region from Thunnus maccoyii chromosome 16, fThuMac1.1, whole genome shotgun sequence encodes:
- the LOC121880699 gene encoding homeodomain-interacting protein kinase 1-like — translation MAERILTTISSITRNKDPFELPGKYKFLRVLGQGGFGLVLKCLKKDTKDIVAVKLPKHDHNDSDIREFSMLQNLMHHNLDKCNIVKFYDWFEVRNGKALVFESLDISLDEYIHYNHPLCLSKIRLITQQLATAFDALKRIRVIHTDVKPDNIMVVNRWTNPIRVKLIDFGLAIPATQTRTGMRLQTVFFRAPEIILGLPFSEAIDMWSLGGVLAAMILGYILFPGKDEYEALRFMTQLLGQPADDLLRKGRKTDFFFNKTDTNSWRLMTPEEYWGKDSQSYVDRRMYKYASLDYLKQIRREDKLDEAAEREKCIELLKGMLKIDEAERITPSEVLTHPFIAQGCNNSCNEAPEAAAAQPSQTQTQTQTESEVPTERTTADESTRGALSLTSTQRPLSQESAISEVLSSTSEHPVCVPPAPSLMDEATSIHPDHHSRSPKISRTVAIIVRPATAENTVTLESEESDTSSQSWMSESSLEVSDSDSEMSWTSEDSTSSDDSGTTEEEDKKMKKKKKKNCFRRFFSWMKKNFCCCCTGVQEDD, via the exons atggcagaaagaaTATTGACGACAATCTCATCCATTACCCGTAATAAGGACCCCTTCGAACTCCCCGGAAAATATAAGTTCCTGAGGGTTCTGGGACAAGGCGGCTTTGGACTGGTGCTGAAATGTCTTAAGAAAGACACGAAAGACATTGTGGCTGTTAAGCTCCCCAAACACGACCACAACGATTCTGACATCAGGGAG TTTTCTATGCTGCAGAACCTGATGCACCACAACTTGGACAAATGCAACATTGTCAAGTTTTATGATTGGTTTGAGGTGAGAAATGGAAAGGCGCTGGTCTTCGAGTCGTTGGACATCAGCCTAGACGAGTACATTCACTATAATCACCCATTATGTCTGAGTAAAATCAGACTCATCACCCAACAG TTGGCCACAGCATTCGATGCACTCAAGAGAATCAGAGTGATCCATACCGATGTCAAACCAGACAATATTATGGTGGTGAATCGCTGGACCAATCCCATCAGAGTCAAGCTGATAGACTTCGGCTTGGCCATCCCTGCAACTCAAACCAGGACGGGCATGAGATTGCAGACAGTTTTCTTCAG GGCTCCGGAAATCATTTTGGGCCTTCCGTTTTCGGAGGCCATCGATATGTGGTCCCTGGGAGGTGTGCTGGCTGCCATGATCCTGGGCTATATACTGTTTCCTGGAAAAGATGAATATGAAGCA CTGCGATTCATGACTCAACTCCTGGGTCAGCCGGCGGACGATCTTCTGAGGAAGGGAAggaaaacagacttttttttcaataagaCTGACACCAACAGCTGGAGGCTAATG ACACCTGAGGAGTACTGGGGGAAGGATTCTCAGTCTTACGTAGACCGCAGGATGTACAAATATGCCTCTCTGGATTACCTGAAACAG ATTCGTCGGGAGGATAAATTGGATGAAGCTGCGGAACGGGAGAAATGCATTGAGCTTTTGAAGGGCATGCTCAAAATAGATGAGGCTGAGAGGATTACCCCCAGTGAAGTCCTCACCCATCCCTTCATTGCACAGGGCTGCAACAACTCTtg CAATGAAGCTCCAGAGGCAGCAGCTGCTCAACCCAGCCAGACCCAGACCCAGACCCAGACCGAGTCCGAAGTGCCAACAGAGAGGACCACAGCAGATGAGAG CACACGTGGAGCCCTCAGTTTAACTTCCACGCAGCGGCCGTTGAGTCAGGAGAGCGCAATCAG TGAGGTGCTATCTTCAACCAGTGAGCACCCTGTTTGCGTCCCTCCTGCCCCATCTCTGATGGATGAAGCCACTAGCATCCACCCAGACCACCACAGTCGCTCTCCAAAAATTTCACGGACGGTTGCCATTATTGTTCGTCCCGCCACAGCCGAGAACACCGTGACACTGGAGAGTGAGGAGAGTGACACCAG ttcgCAGTCTTGGATGTCAGAGTCTTCACTGGAagtcagtgacagtgacagtgagatGTCTTGGACATCTGAGGACTCCACCTCATCTG ATGACTCCGGGaccacagaggaggaagacaaaaagatgaagaagaagaagaagaagaactgcttCCGGCGCTTCTTCTCCTGGATGAAGAAAaacttttgctgctgctgcaccggTGTCCAAGAGGACGATTAA